From the Theobroma cacao cultivar B97-61/B2 chromosome 2, Criollo_cocoa_genome_V2, whole genome shotgun sequence genome, one window contains:
- the LOC18609449 gene encoding uncharacterized protein LOC18609449, with protein MRRVRDLEFVPFDLKIEITFRRLQRENQQVLTQREVMVDQEQNKSFREYASVNPVNPLLLLEKARQRSRQPRADLIKDQSFRRNRQSDTLEKVNQILVKFECDRDKRIREKDSDRPSMQLSALMVHCR; from the exons ATGCGAAGAGTCAGAGATTTGGaatttgttccttttgatctgaaaattgaaattactTTTCGAAGACTTCAGAGGGAGAATCAACAAGTTTTGACTCAACGCGAAGTAATGGTTGATCAAGAACAAAACAAGTCCTTTCGAGAATATGCT tcggtaaaccccgttaatCCTCTGCTTCTTTTAGAAAAAGCTAGGCAAAG GAGTAGGCAACCCCGTGCTGATCTAATAAAG GACCAAAGCTTTAGGAGGAATAGGCAAAGTGATACCTTGGAGAAGGTTAATCAAATTCTGGTTAAGTTTGAATGTGACAGAGACAAAAGAATTAGAGAAAAAG atagtgATCGGCCTAGCATGCAATTATCGGCACTTATGGTCCATTGCAGATAG